The stretch of DNA ATAAAGATACCTGCCTGTTTAGTTGCTGGATTAATTGCTTGGGCATTAAATTGAGTTACGCCTGAACCGACATATGAAGCACCAGCAACAATGGCAATATCAATTGGCGCAAAGTTAAATTGATATGCGATTAAAGCGCCAATTAATAATGGGGTGGCTACTTGAAAGACGAGCAAAACGTGAGTCAAGCCGAGTGTAAAAGCATTATTGCCACATAATTTTAAAATGGCACTTAAAACGGCGTTGGGAATCAAGCCGACAATAATTCCTGTGGCGGTTCCTGACAGAACTTTATTGAAGAAGTCTTTTACTGTCACTGATTGCTTGGTGTTATTCATAAGATCATTTCCTTAATTTTTATTTAGTAAAGCCAATGTCATACCAGATTGGGTGCTTGTTGGCACACTTAGATGGTGCAACCGAATAGTTAGTTAATTTGTTATTAACAGCTGTAATTTCGTATGCACTGTCTAGCGGTACAATATAAGCTTCATCGTTCATATATTTTTGCCATTCATGGAAGATTTGAACTCGATGTTGATGATTAAAAGAAGCAGGTGCATCCATTTCATTGATTAGCTTCGTATTTTCTGGTGTGGCAAATCGTGAAAAGTTGCCCAACGATTTTTCGCTGTACAAATTGGCTTGTGAGGGTTCAGTTGATAGACCAAAACCACCGATATAAGCGTTGACATCAGGATTATCTTTTTGCAATTTATCATAGAAAGAGTTTTGCTCGGTTAAACGACCACCCAATAACTTAACATCAAGGCCAATCTTGTGCCATTGCTGTAAATAATTTTGGATAATTGGCTCTTGGGTAGCATTACCGCTCATTGCCATGAAATTGATTTTAAGTGGTTTACCGTTAGGTTGAACACGCCACTTGCCTTTCTTCTTATAACCAGCCTTGTCCAAGATTTTGTTAGCCTTATTTAAATTAAAGCTATAACCCTTAGCATTTTTGTCGAAGTAATCGCCAAAACCAGCAGGAATTAAAGTAGGGATACGGAATTTCAATCCTTGGGTATAACGCTTGTCGACCTCGCTGACATTCATGGCATAAGCCATTGCTTGTCTAAGAGCTTTATTATTCATAATGTTGTTTTTATCAACAACATTCTTTTCTTGTTTGCTGTCCCATTTACCAACTTTGAAGCCAAGATAGTAGTAAACAAGTGGAATTTGGGCCACGAAGTTAACTCCCTTAGTATTCTTGACTTGGTTCCATTGGGTATTAATAACGTTAATAACATCAAATTTGTGACTCTTAATTGCTTCGGAAGCAGAATTGGTTGAAACGACTGAAGCTACAATCTTATCTAACTTTGGCCGACCACGCCAATAGTACTTGTTTGGTACCCAAGTAGTTGATTGACCACGGACAATTTTTTGGACTTTATAAGGGCCAAAAAACAATGGTTCCTTTCTGACTTGATTGCTTGACTGTAATTTATCGAAAGGAACATCCTTTAAATAATGATAAGGTGCTGCTGTTTCGCTATAACAGTTGCTGCCGGCATTATACATTCCGGGATACATACGCTGGAAGTGAATTACAATACTGCGGCCATTTTCACCATTTGGATAAGTAATTCCGGAAATAGTTTTACTTTTACCATCGTGATAAGCTTTCAAACCAATAATGTTGGCCATTTGGTCTGTGTAACGGTCGCAGTTAGTCTTTTTGTTAGCAATAATTTCGTAAGAATATTCTAGGTCCTTAGCATTAACTTGCTTACCGTCGGACCATTTGACACCTTTTTTAGTAGTTACTGTAATCGTCTTGTTTTTCCGGTTAATTTTAAGTGTAGCCGGACCCTTATCATTAATCTTATAATGATTATCATAATAAAATAAAGTTTCATCACCAAATTGGGATGCCAAATAATCAATCGTATTTTCTGAAATTTCATCTAAGAAAATGCCTTGAAATGGTGTGTCTGTTTCAAGAGCAACTTTAAGGGTACCACCTTGTTTGACTGGCTTGGTTGGCACCGCTTCTTTAAGCTTATTAACACTTGGTGTTGCTGAATTATTTGTGTTATTGCTTTTCCCACAAGCAGTTAACGTTAGAGCTGCCATTGCAAGCAAGCTCAAATATTTAACAAATTTACCTTTCTTCATACTTATACCTTCTATTTTCATGTTCTTTTAGTAAAAACTATTTTCTATTGTTATAAATCATAGCAGCGATTAAATTAAAATACAATATATTTTTTAATTTAATTTTATTATTAATAGTGCTAAGGTATAATAATTATTGCTGAAATGTAAAGGAAAATATAACTTTGTTAATGCTTAAAGTTAGCTTATAACTATAAAGCAATTAATATGATAATAAATAATAGTTTTAGAAGGGGAACAGAATGATTGTCAATATATTAAAGCAGGATGATTTTTATAAAGTAACTTATTCTAGTGGTCTAGTAGCACGTATTTATTTGCTTGCGCCTAATATTTTTCGTTATTATATTGATCCAACTGGTCAATACCAAGCACCTGAGCAATCACAATCAGGATTGCATGCACAAATTTTAGCTCCAGATGTTGCTGAATATGGTCTGGCTTCAATTAGTAGTAAAATTCAAGAAACTGCTACTACATGGTCGATTGTAACTACAGGTATGGTAATTAATTTTGCTAAAGATACTGGTGCAATGAATGTACAAGTGAACGGCAAGACCATTTTGCAGGAAGTGCAACCGGTTATTGTTAGTGATAATGGCAGTAAGCAATTTTTGCAAGCAACTGCTAAAGCTAATTATTTTGGTGGTGGTACACAAAATGGCCGGTTTAATTTAACCCACCAGCGAATTGTTGTTGCTAATACTAATAATTGGCTTGATCAGGGAGTAGCATCACCAGCACCTTTTTATTGGTCAACAGCTGGTTATGGCGTTTTACGTTACACTTTTACGCGTGGTGAATATGATTTTGCTAGCAATAATAATGTAGTAACTACTTGGCACGAGGAAAATCGTTTTGATGCAATTTATTTCTTTGCGCCCACGCCGTACAAGTTGCTTCATACGTATCAGCAATTAACAGGTTTACCGTTGTTAATGCCAGTGTTCGGCTTTTATGAGGCGCATTTGAATGCTTATAATCGTGATTACTGGGTAAAAACTTCGGCTCAAGCTAAAGGTGCAATTAAATATCCTGATGGCAATTACTATCGGGAATATCATCCGCAAGAATTACCGCCAGAACTAAAGGATAAGGCAATTCGCGAAACTTTAAATGGTGAGCAAGGTGGGGCAGCTTATTTATTAAGTGCACGTGGGATGTTAGATCAATATTTGGCTAACGATCTGCCATTAGGGTGGTTTTTACCTAATGATGGCTATGGTGCTGGTTATGGTCAAACAGATACATTAGAAGGTAATTTACAAAATTTGCGGAATTTTATTCGTTATGCCAATTCCCGTGGCGTAGAAGTAGGACTATGGACGCAGCAGAATTTACAGCCTGTTGATCCGGCTCATCCGCAAACTAGCGATCGTGATTTTGAACAAGAACTGGCAGCAGGCGTTACAGCGTTGAAAACTGATATGGCATGGGTTGGTGCAGGCTACTCTTTTGGTCTGAATGGTACACAGACTGCTGCGGCAATGATTAAAAAAATTAAGGGTAAAAATTTACGTCCGTTCATAATTACGATGGACGGTTGGGCTGGTACGCATAATACAGCAGCAGTTTGGACTGGAGATCAAAAAGGTGGTCAATGGGAATATATTCGTTTTCAAATCCCGACCTATATTGGTGAAGGGCTATCTGGTCAACCAAATGTTGGTTCTGATATGGATGGTATTTATCTTGGCAGTAATCCGATTGTGAATACGCGTGACTATCAGTGGAAAGCTTTTACCCCAATTCAACTAAATATGGACGGCTGGGGAACTAATCCGAAAAATCCGTTTGCATTTTCGGATCAAATTACAGCCATTAATCGCGCCTATCTAAAACAAAAGACAATGTTATTGCCGTATATTTATACTGCTGCACGGGCAGCAGTAACTGCTGGTAAACCACTTGTGCGGGCGCTCTTTTTAGAATATCCAGATTTACCAGAATGTTATTCTGACTTAGTAAAGTATGAATATTTATGGGGTGATGAATTTTTAATTGCCCCAATTTATCAGAATACCGCTGCTGATGCCGGAGGTAATGATATTCGTAATGGTATTTATTTGCCTGATAAGAAGCAAATTTGGTTTGATTACTATACTGGAAAAGCTTATCAAGGTGGTCAAGTATTGAATAATTTTGCGGCACCGCTTTGGAAATTGCCAGTCTTTGTTAAGGCTGGTGCAATTATTGCTAAGGCACCAGCGACGAATACGCCTAAGGAATATGAGCAAGTCAAATCAGTAAGGCAATTTGAAATTTATCCGGCAAAAACCAGTCAAATTACCCTTTATGAAGATGATGGTATTTCTGCTAAGTATCTTGATGGTGCATTTGCGCAAACAACAATCATGGCACAATTAGCAGCTGATAAATTATTAATTAAAATCGCTCCAACTATTGGGCATTATGACAAGATGAATTTAAACCGGTCAACGGAACTAGCAATTAAGTTGAATAAGCAGCCGTTAGCGGTCTTGGCTAAATTGGCTGGGCAAAAATGTGAACTAAAGCAGGTAGATAATGCTGCTGATTTTATGCAGAGAACTAATGTTTATTACTTGGATAAGCAATATTTGCCTAATCCATATTTAGCTAATATTGGTACAGAATTAGCACAAACTTTTTTGCGAATAAAATTGGCAACGGTTGATGTTAGTCAAACAGCGATTGAATTGCAAATTACTAATGTAGATACAGCAAGTACACCGCAAAATTGTTTACCAAGTAAGCAGGTCGCGTGTGCTGCGCCCACTGATTTTAGTAGTAGTAATGTTCAAACCACTACTTTGTCATGGCAATTAGCTGATGAAAAGCTGGGCCGTGTTACCTATAATGTTAAGGTGGATGGTGTGCTTTATACTGGAATTACAGAACCCAAATTAGTTGTTCAGGGATTGACGCCAGGTCAGCAACATTCTTTTGCAGTTCAAACCGTTACTAGTAAGGGAGCTACTGCTTGGAGCCGGCAGCAATTATTTTAAACATTGTAAGCAGGAAGGCTTTAATCAAAGTCTTCCTGTTTAGTTTGGTGTGAATAGCTGATAAAATGAAAAAATATTTTAAAATATTTAATCAGTAAGATAAAGCATAGAAAAGACGATAATTTACAATTATTTTTTGTTCATTTTATATAATTTAAACATGTTCAAACATTGACAAACAAAAAAGAACAATTATACTAAAGATGAACTAAGTTAGTTGCTTAATCTAGTTTAAAAAGTAGGTAACCAATGTTAAAAAGTGAAAGACTAAAAACAATTTTACAAGTAATTAATACCCAAAAATTTGTTACTGTGGATGAATTAGCTCAGGCGCTGAAAGTTTCAGATATGACAATTAGACGTGACCTAAATGAATTGGATAAGTTGGGTAAAATTTCTAGAATTCATGGTGGTGCACAATTAATTTCAGATCAAATTAGAAATGAAAAGAGCTATCAGCAAAAGCGAGAAATTCATAGTAAGGAAAAGCTTGAAATTGCTAAACGAGCTTGCAATTTAATTCATGAAAATGATTCTATTTATGTTGGCCCAGGTACCACTTTGGAATTAATGGTTGCTAATCTTAAGATTAAACATCTGCGAATTGTAACTAATTCGCTGCCTGTTTTTGAAGCAGCACGTAACAATCTTAATGATTATGAGTTAATTATGGTTGGTGGTTCATATAGAAGAATTAGTGGTGCTTTTTTGGGAACTCTTACTAACAATGAATTAAAGACCATGTCATTTTCAGTTGGTTTTGTTGGGGCAAATGGGATTAAAAATACTTCTATAACAACAGCTAATTTGGAAGAGGGTCAGACTGAGGGTATAGGACTAGACCATTCACAAAGTAAATTTGTTGTCGCAGATTATTCAAAGTTGGATCATAGTGATTTTCATCAGTTTTATGATTTACGAAATGTGGATGGGTTAATTACTAATCACGAAGTTGGATCAGATGTAGAAAAGCATTACAGTCAATTTACAACTGTTTACAAGTAGTTTTACTGAGAGGAGATTAAACTATGAGAGTTGTTATTGGTAGCGATCAAGATGGTTTTGAATTAAAAGAAAAGGTGAAAAATTATCTTAACGCCCGTGATTATGACGTTTTAGATGTAACGCCAGAGCCAGCAGAAGATTTTGTTGAATCAAGTTTAAAAGTTACTCATGAGGTAATGGATAACGGGATTAAAAAAGCAATCATGTTTGACGAATATGGTGTTGGTTCTGCTATGGCTTCAAATAAAGTTAAAGGTATGGTTACAGCCAATGTTAATGAGGAAAGAACAGCTCATATGACGGCGATGCATAATGGTGCTAAAGCAATTGCTTTGGGTAGTGGCATTGTTGGTGACAAACTTGCGTATTCAATTGTGCAACACTATCTTGATACTGAGTACGCTGGCGGTCGTCATCAAATTCGCTTAAATATGCTTGAGGAAATGATTTAAGGAGGTTTTGCAGATGTTTGATAATGATAGACCACAACCAGAATTTATTGATCCTAAAATTGATAAGCACATGGTAATTGCTTTGGGTAATGACCATATTGTTACTCCAGTAAAAATGGCTATTTCTGATCATTTAAAAGAAGAGGGCTACCAAGTTATTGATGAGGGTACCCA from Lactobacillus sp. ESL0785 encodes:
- a CDS encoding TIM-barrel domain-containing protein, with translation MIVNILKQDDFYKVTYSSGLVARIYLLAPNIFRYYIDPTGQYQAPEQSQSGLHAQILAPDVAEYGLASISSKIQETATTWSIVTTGMVINFAKDTGAMNVQVNGKTILQEVQPVIVSDNGSKQFLQATAKANYFGGGTQNGRFNLTHQRIVVANTNNWLDQGVASPAPFYWSTAGYGVLRYTFTRGEYDFASNNNVVTTWHEENRFDAIYFFAPTPYKLLHTYQQLTGLPLLMPVFGFYEAHLNAYNRDYWVKTSAQAKGAIKYPDGNYYREYHPQELPPELKDKAIRETLNGEQGGAAYLLSARGMLDQYLANDLPLGWFLPNDGYGAGYGQTDTLEGNLQNLRNFIRYANSRGVEVGLWTQQNLQPVDPAHPQTSDRDFEQELAAGVTALKTDMAWVGAGYSFGLNGTQTAAAMIKKIKGKNLRPFIITMDGWAGTHNTAAVWTGDQKGGQWEYIRFQIPTYIGEGLSGQPNVGSDMDGIYLGSNPIVNTRDYQWKAFTPIQLNMDGWGTNPKNPFAFSDQITAINRAYLKQKTMLLPYIYTAARAAVTAGKPLVRALFLEYPDLPECYSDLVKYEYLWGDEFLIAPIYQNTAADAGGNDIRNGIYLPDKKQIWFDYYTGKAYQGGQVLNNFAAPLWKLPVFVKAGAIIAKAPATNTPKEYEQVKSVRQFEIYPAKTSQITLYEDDGISAKYLDGAFAQTTIMAQLAADKLLIKIAPTIGHYDKMNLNRSTELAIKLNKQPLAVLAKLAGQKCELKQVDNAADFMQRTNVYYLDKQYLPNPYLANIGTELAQTFLRIKLATVDVSQTAIELQITNVDTASTPQNCLPSKQVACAAPTDFSSSNVQTTTLSWQLADEKLGRVTYNVKVDGVLYTGITEPKLVVQGLTPGQQHSFAVQTVTSKGATAWSRQQLF
- the lacA gene encoding galactose-6-phosphate isomerase subunit LacA: MRVVIGSDQDGFELKEKVKNYLNARDYDVLDVTPEPAEDFVESSLKVTHEVMDNGIKKAIMFDEYGVGSAMASNKVKGMVTANVNEERTAHMTAMHNGAKAIALGSGIVGDKLAYSIVQHYLDTEYAGGRHQIRLNMLEEMI
- a CDS encoding oligopeptide ABC transporter substrate-binding protein, which gives rise to MKKGKFVKYLSLLAMAALTLTACGKSNNTNNSATPSVNKLKEAVPTKPVKQGGTLKVALETDTPFQGIFLDEISENTIDYLASQFGDETLFYYDNHYKINDKGPATLKINRKNKTITVTTKKGVKWSDGKQVNAKDLEYSYEIIANKKTNCDRYTDQMANIIGLKAYHDGKSKTISGITYPNGENGRSIVIHFQRMYPGMYNAGSNCYSETAAPYHYLKDVPFDKLQSSNQVRKEPLFFGPYKVQKIVRGQSTTWVPNKYYWRGRPKLDKIVASVVSTNSASEAIKSHKFDVINVINTQWNQVKNTKGVNFVAQIPLVYYYLGFKVGKWDSKQEKNVVDKNNIMNNKALRQAMAYAMNVSEVDKRYTQGLKFRIPTLIPAGFGDYFDKNAKGYSFNLNKANKILDKAGYKKKGKWRVQPNGKPLKINFMAMSGNATQEPIIQNYLQQWHKIGLDVKLLGGRLTEQNSFYDKLQKDNPDVNAYIGGFGLSTEPSQANLYSEKSLGNFSRFATPENTKLINEMDAPASFNHQHRVQIFHEWQKYMNDEAYIVPLDSAYEITAVNNKLTNYSVAPSKCANKHPIWYDIGFTK
- a CDS encoding DeoR/GlpR family DNA-binding transcription regulator translates to MLKSERLKTILQVINTQKFVTVDELAQALKVSDMTIRRDLNELDKLGKISRIHGGAQLISDQIRNEKSYQQKREIHSKEKLEIAKRACNLIHENDSIYVGPGTTLELMVANLKIKHLRIVTNSLPVFEAARNNLNDYELIMVGGSYRRISGAFLGTLTNNELKTMSFSVGFVGANGIKNTSITTANLEEGQTEGIGLDHSQSKFVVADYSKLDHSDFHQFYDLRNVDGLITNHEVGSDVEKHYSQFTTVYK